The Verrucomicrobiota bacterium genome window below encodes:
- a CDS encoding HlyD family efflux transporter periplasmic adaptor subunit, with amino-acid sequence MRASKARISPTGSCSVTPAGWTKCFPSCGHSPESRESPGCWPKKSPKSNESMKPHPVIPTPPAQRWKDFKRTGVPVLVFGICTFLAMSLWKSNFATSALVGEAEIVQASVTSPQAGSLTQVQVARLDPVAQDQILAYVVTTPPKVAENSLAVIKAEIAVIQSGMAEALDQQRNAMSWEQLQLDLMNHRIEFAAASISLRYAELELERATKLYQDKLVSDERLDLARSTREQAKSRRDGLASVIDALSPRLEQLGGESGQKMADAAARSVRAAIAVQEEKLRLAEAQMQPIPLLAPIAGHVTTVFKRTGENLEAGESIMTITSDRSERVTAYLRQPLSVQPHKGMPVILVTRGARREQIDAVVQQVGVSWEPIPASLLPRGLEADRGLAISVGLPGHLKVRPGELLEIRFQPSGDTAGN; translated from the coding sequence ATGAGGGCTTCGAAGGCACGGATCTCTCCTACCGGATCCTGCTCCGTGACCCCGGCCGGATGGACGAAATGCTTTCCGAGTTGCGGGCATTCCCCGGAGTCTCGAGAGTCACCGGGCTGCTGGCCGAAGAAGAGTCCGAAGTCTAATGAAAGCATGAAACCGCATCCCGTCATTCCAACGCCGCCCGCCCAGCGGTGGAAGGACTTTAAACGCACGGGAGTGCCTGTCCTCGTCTTCGGAATCTGCACGTTCCTGGCGATGAGCCTCTGGAAGTCGAACTTCGCGACGTCAGCCCTGGTGGGCGAAGCCGAGATCGTGCAGGCCAGCGTCACCTCCCCGCAGGCCGGATCGCTCACCCAAGTCCAGGTCGCGAGGCTGGATCCCGTGGCTCAGGATCAAATCTTGGCCTACGTCGTCACCACGCCGCCCAAAGTCGCCGAAAACAGCCTGGCCGTGATCAAGGCCGAGATCGCCGTGATCCAATCCGGCATGGCTGAAGCCCTCGATCAGCAACGCAACGCCATGTCGTGGGAACAACTTCAGCTCGATCTGATGAACCACCGGATCGAATTTGCGGCGGCTTCCATCTCTCTGCGTTACGCCGAATTGGAGCTGGAACGCGCCACCAAGCTTTATCAGGACAAGCTTGTCAGCGACGAACGCCTTGACCTGGCACGATCCACCCGTGAACAAGCAAAGTCTCGACGGGATGGGCTCGCCTCCGTCATCGACGCTTTGAGTCCCCGCTTGGAACAATTAGGCGGGGAAAGCGGGCAGAAGATGGCGGATGCGGCGGCTCGTTCCGTCCGCGCGGCGATCGCGGTGCAGGAGGAAAAGTTGCGGTTGGCCGAAGCCCAAATGCAGCCCATTCCCTTGCTCGCTCCCATCGCCGGCCATGTCACCACCGTCTTCAAACGCACGGGTGAAAACCTGGAAGCGGGTGAATCGATCATGACCATCACCTCCGACCGATCCGAGCGGGTCACCGCTTATTTGCGCCAGCCGCTTTCGGTTCAACCGCACAAGGGCATGCCCGTCATCCTGGTCACACGCGGCGCCCGCCGGGAGCAGATCGATGCGGTGGTGCAGCAAGTCGGAGTCAGTTGGGAGCCCATTCCCGCCTCCCTCCTGCCCCGGGGGCTGGAGGCGGATCGAGGCTTGGCGATCTCGGTCGGACTTCCGGGGCATTTGAAAGTTCGCCCCGGCGAGTTGCTCGAAATCAGGTTTCAACCCTCTGGCGATACCGCCGGAAACTGA